CGCCAAGATCGACCGGGAGAAGCTCTACGCCCCGCTCGAGGCCGTCCGTCTCGCCAAGGAGACCTCCACGACCAAGTTCGACGGCACCGTCGAGGTCGCCTTCCGTCTGGGTGTCGACCCGCGCAAGGCCGACCAGATGGTCCGTGGCACCGTGAACCTCCCGCACGGCACCGGTAAGACCGCCCGGGTCCTGGTCTTCGCGACCGGCGACCGTGCCGAGGCCGCGCGTGCCGCGGGCGCCGACATCGTCGGCGCCGACGAACTGATCGACGAGGTGTCGAAGGGCCGTCTGGACTTCGACGCCGTCGTCGCCACCCCGGACCTCATGGGCAAGGTCGGCCGCCTCGGCCGTGTCCTCGGCCCGCGTGGTCTGATGCCGAACCCGAAGACCGGCACCGTGACCCCGGACGTGGCCAAGGCCGTGACCGAGATCAAGGGCGGCAAGATCGAGTTCCGCGTCGACAAGCACTCGAACCTGCACTTCATCATCGGCAAGTCGTCCTTCGACGACACCAAGCTGGTGGAGAACTACGGCGCCGCGCTGGAGGAGATCCTCCGTCTGAAGCCGTCCGCCGCCAAGGGTCGCTACATCAAGAAGGCCGCCATCACCACCACGATGGGCCCCGGCATCCCGGTCGACCCGAACCGCACCCGCAACCTCCTCGTCGAGGAGGACCCGGCCGCGGTCTGAGCCCCACCGGCTCGCTGACGTCCGGCGACGGGCCCCACACCTTCCGAGGTGCGGGGCCCGTCCCCTTTTCGCGCTCCGCTGGGTTAGCGTGCGAGCAGGGCAACGCACGGGGGTGGAACGCATGAAGAGGACTACGGCACACTGCCTGGCCCTCACGATCGCGCTGACGGCAGCGGCCGGCTGCACCTCCTCCGACGGCCCCGACGAGGACGACGGGGACCGGCGCAAGCCGCCCCGCGCCCTCCTCGCCGCCCTGCGCTCCGTGGAACGCTCCACCGACGGCGCCGACTCGGCCAAGGTGGAGTCCACCACCGTCATGGGCACTGAACTGTCCCTCGAAGCCGACGGCGCCCTCGGCTGGGGCGACGGCCTCACCGGCACCCTGACCATCACCTACACCGGCGGCACCACGGCCGAGACCATGCG
This genomic window from Streptomyces sp. DG2A-72 contains:
- the rplA gene encoding 50S ribosomal protein L1; its protein translation is MSKRSKSLRAADAKIDREKLYAPLEAVRLAKETSTTKFDGTVEVAFRLGVDPRKADQMVRGTVNLPHGTGKTARVLVFATGDRAEAARAAGADIVGADELIDEVSKGRLDFDAVVATPDLMGKVGRLGRVLGPRGLMPNPKTGTVTPDVAKAVTEIKGGKIEFRVDKHSNLHFIIGKSSFDDTKLVENYGAALEEILRLKPSAAKGRYIKKAAITTTMGPGIPVDPNRTRNLLVEEDPAAV